A genomic segment from Roseibium algicola encodes:
- a CDS encoding P-II family nitrogen regulator: MKIVMAIIKPFKLDEVRDALTSIGIQGLTVTEVKGYGRQKGHTEIYRGTEYAVSFLPKLKIEVAVDAASVDKVVEVISGAAKTGQIGDGKIFVHSIDQVVRIRTGETDAEAL, from the coding sequence ATGAAAATAGTGATGGCCATCATCAAGCCGTTCAAGCTCGACGAAGTGCGCGATGCCTTGACCAGCATCGGCATCCAGGGGCTGACGGTGACTGAAGTGAAGGGCTATGGCCGCCAGAAGGGGCACACCGAAATCTATCGCGGCACCGAGTATGCCGTCAGCTTCCTGCCGAAGCTGAAGATTGAAGTCGCTGTGGATGCCGCCTCCGTCGACAAGGTCGTCGAAGTGATTTCCGGCGCTGCCAAGACCGGCCAGATCGGGGATGGGAAGATCTTCGTTCATTCGATCGATCAGGTCGTGCGCATCCGTACCGGCGAAACCGACGCCGAAGCTCTGTGA
- a CDS encoding ammonium transporter, with protein sequence MKKLVAKGATALALLSLTALPVLAQDTEAAAAAPAAVSPEVAYIFNTLLFLIGGFLVMWMAAGFAMLEAGLVRSKNVSMQCLKNITLYAIAGLMFWITGYNLMYTGVDGGFMGSFGPYAFDAVGGDALDTGYSTASDWFFQMVFCATTASIVSGTLAERIKLWPFLAFTVVLTGIIYPITGSWEWGGGWLNGEAVKAIGGAEFSDFAGSTLVHSVGGWAALAGAVILGARKGKYGADGSVHPFPGSSMPLATLGTFILWLGWFGFNGASQLAMGSIGDVSDISRIFANTNMAAAAGVVVAVVLTQILYKKVDVTMALNGALAGLVAITAEPLAPSVWVSVFVGGVGGVIVVFAVPMLDKLKIDDVVGAIPVHLLAGIWGTLIVPLSNSDASYVTQLIGIVSIGAFTLVVSSVIWFVLKATMGIRVSEEEEALGLDKVEIGVEAYPEFGTGSGRL encoded by the coding sequence ATGAAAAAACTAGTCGCTAAGGGCGCGACGGCGCTGGCTCTGTTGAGCCTTACGGCTCTGCCGGTGCTTGCGCAGGATACCGAGGCTGCCGCTGCAGCTCCAGCCGCAGTCTCTCCCGAGGTTGCCTATATCTTCAATACGCTGCTGTTCCTCATCGGTGGTTTCCTGGTCATGTGGATGGCCGCCGGCTTTGCAATGCTTGAAGCTGGTCTCGTCCGCTCCAAGAACGTTTCGATGCAGTGCCTGAAGAACATTACGCTCTACGCCATCGCTGGCCTGATGTTCTGGATCACCGGCTACAACCTGATGTACACCGGCGTTGACGGCGGTTTCATGGGTTCCTTCGGCCCTTACGCGTTTGACGCCGTCGGCGGCGACGCACTCGACACCGGTTACTCCACGGCGTCCGACTGGTTCTTCCAGATGGTCTTCTGTGCGACCACCGCGTCGATCGTGTCCGGTACGCTCGCCGAGCGCATCAAACTGTGGCCTTTCCTGGCTTTCACCGTTGTCCTGACGGGCATCATCTACCCGATCACCGGTTCCTGGGAATGGGGCGGCGGCTGGCTCAACGGCGAAGCCGTGAAGGCTATCGGCGGCGCTGAGTTCTCCGACTTTGCCGGTTCCACTCTCGTTCACTCCGTCGGTGGCTGGGCTGCTCTGGCCGGTGCGGTTATCCTCGGTGCCCGTAAAGGCAAGTATGGTGCGGATGGCTCCGTGCACCCGTTCCCGGGTTCCTCCATGCCGCTCGCAACCCTCGGCACGTTCATCCTGTGGCTGGGTTGGTTCGGCTTCAACGGTGCGTCCCAGCTTGCCATGGGTTCCATCGGTGACGTCTCCGACATCTCCCGCATCTTCGCCAACACCAACATGGCTGCTGCTGCCGGTGTCGTCGTCGCGGTTGTTCTCACCCAGATCCTCTACAAGAAGGTCGACGTGACCATGGCTCTGAACGGCGCTCTGGCAGGTCTGGTTGCCATCACCGCAGAACCGCTTGCCCCGAGTGTGTGGGTTTCCGTCTTCGTCGGCGGTGTCGGTGGCGTGATCGTGGTCTTCGCGGTTCCGATGCTCGACAAGTTGAAAATCGACGACGTCGTCGGCGCCATCCCGGTTCACCTGCTGGCAGGTATCTGGGGCACGCTCATCGTACCACTCTCCAACTCCGACGCTTCCTACGTCACCCAGCTGATCGGTATCGTTTCCATCGGTGCGTTCACCCTGGTCGTAAGCTCGGTGATCTGGTTCGTCCTCAAGGCAACCATGGGTATCCGGGTGTCCGAGGAAGAAGAGGCCCTTGGTCTCGACAAGGTCGAAATCGGTGTGGAAGCCTATCCGGAATTCGGAACCGGCTCCGGCCGCCTCTAA
- a CDS encoding ammonium transporter, whose product MNETGVGADVFFVLVGAILVFAMHGGFAFLEVGTVRQKNQVNALVKILVDFALSTVAYFFVGYAVAYGTTFLVNAATLSGGGEGFELQGLSLVKFFFLTTFAAAIPAIISGGIAERMKFWPQCLATVALVGIVYPLFEGLVWNGNFGFQGWLEATFGAPFHDFAGSVVVHAVGGWIALGAVLLLGARMGRYDRNGRPIGIPPSSLPWLAMGSWMLCVGWFGFNVMTAASLESISGLVAINSLMAMVGGILVALVVGRNDPGFVHNGALAGLVAVCAGSDVMHPIGSLIVGGVAGGVFVIGFEICQNKLKIDDVLGVWPLHGICGAWGGIAAGFFGLEALGGLGGVSPVSQVIGTVLGAVYALGAGLAVYGILKATMGLRLSQEDEHRGADLSIHKISANPEHDLGR is encoded by the coding sequence ATGAATGAAACCGGGGTCGGGGCGGACGTCTTTTTCGTCCTTGTGGGAGCTATTCTCGTTTTCGCCATGCACGGCGGCTTCGCTTTTCTGGAAGTCGGCACCGTCCGGCAAAAGAACCAGGTCAACGCGCTGGTAAAAATCCTTGTCGACTTTGCCCTGTCGACAGTGGCGTATTTCTTCGTCGGATATGCGGTTGCCTACGGCACCACGTTCCTGGTGAACGCGGCGACCTTGTCAGGTGGTGGTGAAGGCTTCGAACTTCAGGGTCTGAGCCTGGTGAAGTTCTTCTTCCTCACAACATTTGCCGCCGCAATTCCGGCGATCATCTCCGGCGGCATCGCGGAACGCATGAAGTTCTGGCCGCAATGCCTGGCCACCGTTGCGCTGGTCGGCATCGTCTATCCGTTGTTCGAAGGTCTGGTCTGGAACGGCAATTTCGGATTCCAGGGCTGGCTGGAAGCAACCTTCGGCGCGCCGTTCCATGACTTTGCAGGCTCTGTGGTGGTGCATGCGGTCGGCGGCTGGATCGCGCTCGGCGCCGTTCTGCTGCTGGGTGCCCGCATGGGCCGTTACGACCGCAACGGCCGTCCCATCGGTATTCCGCCCTCATCGCTGCCCTGGCTCGCCATGGGATCCTGGATGCTTTGTGTCGGCTGGTTCGGTTTCAACGTGATGACGGCTGCCTCACTTGAGAGCATTTCCGGTCTTGTGGCGATCAACTCGTTGATGGCCATGGTTGGCGGCATTCTTGTGGCGCTGGTCGTCGGCCGGAATGATCCGGGCTTCGTGCACAACGGTGCGCTGGCCGGCCTCGTTGCCGTCTGTGCCGGTTCGGACGTCATGCACCCGATCGGCAGCCTGATTGTCGGGGGTGTCGCCGGCGGCGTCTTCGTAATCGGTTTCGAGATCTGCCAGAACAAGCTGAAAATCGACGACGTTCTGGGTGTCTGGCCGCTGCATGGCATCTGCGGAGCGTGGGGTGGTATCGCCGCTGGTTTCTTCGGGCTCGAGGCTCTGGGCGGCCTTGGCGGTGTGTCTCCCGTTTCGCAGGTTATCGGTACGGTTCTGGGGGCGGTCTACGCCCTTGGGGCGGGTCTTGCCGTCTACGGTATCCTGAAAGCGACGATGGGTCTGAGGCTGTCTCAGGAAGACGAGCACCGCGGAGCGGATCTTTCGATCCACAAGATCAGCGCAAATCCGGAACACGATCTCGGGCGCTAG
- a CDS encoding HAD family hydrolase codes for MAFEAILFDCDGVLVDSEIIYVDVEREHLARIGLKYELHEYMDRFQGLGSTDFWAALDADYQTLGKGPLPATFGPDLDAATQARIDRELAEIKGIKQLLAAHDGPRAVASSSRLHRLTHKLQHTGLFPYFEPHIYSGEQVTNGKPAPDLFLFAADKLGVDPKAALVVEDSVNGVKAGLAAGMTVWGFVGGGHCHDGHAEQLLAAGAHRVVDSHDNLAALLISESTAA; via the coding sequence ATGGCATTTGAAGCGATCCTGTTCGACTGTGACGGCGTTCTGGTGGATTCGGAAATCATCTATGTCGATGTCGAACGCGAACATCTGGCCCGGATCGGCCTGAAGTACGAGCTTCATGAGTATATGGACCGGTTCCAGGGCCTGGGCAGCACGGATTTCTGGGCGGCGCTCGACGCGGATTACCAGACCCTTGGCAAGGGACCGCTGCCAGCAACATTCGGACCGGATCTGGACGCTGCCACCCAGGCGCGAATCGACCGCGAACTGGCGGAAATCAAGGGTATCAAACAGCTGCTGGCAGCCCATGACGGCCCACGTGCCGTCGCCTCCTCCTCCCGCCTGCACCGGCTGACCCACAAGCTTCAGCACACGGGGCTCTTCCCTTATTTCGAGCCGCATATCTATTCAGGCGAGCAGGTAACCAACGGCAAACCCGCGCCAGATCTGTTTTTGTTCGCGGCGGATAAGCTGGGCGTGGACCCGAAAGCCGCGCTCGTCGTGGAAGACAGTGTCAACGGCGTGAAGGCGGGCCTTGCCGCCGGCATGACGGTATGGGGTTTTGTCGGCGGCGGTCATTGTCACGATGGCCACGCGGAACAGCTGCTTGCCGCCGGTGCACATCGGGTTGTCGACAGCCATGACAACCTGGCCGCTCTGCTGATCAGTGAAAGCACAGCAGCCTGA
- a CDS encoding carbohydrate ABC transporter permease has protein sequence MPNWRRWQAQLVDHLILIGGALLMTLPVYSIFAATTHEGGRVRPRLDLGGSTLENYGHFLQTGAGFSGDVTALSMMWNSFLLGAGFATLKVVLSLMTAYALIYFRARFASAIFAVLLLTLLLPLESRFLPTYAVTVELGLVNTRAGLILPLVASGLGTLFFRQFLMTVPDALLESARIDGAGPLKFFKDILVPLSLPTAAALFLVMFVNGWNQYLWPVMVTSEESTYTLVRGMQFFGNSSLRGLMLAVLAFVPPALLVILFQRQVVKGLFDGSH, from the coding sequence ATGCCCAACTGGCGGCGCTGGCAGGCCCAGCTTGTTGATCATCTGATCCTGATTGGCGGTGCCCTTCTGATGACACTGCCGGTCTATTCGATCTTTGCTGCGACCACCCATGAAGGCGGAAGGGTCCGGCCACGGCTCGACCTTGGCGGCAGCACGCTGGAAAACTACGGACACTTTCTGCAGACCGGCGCGGGCTTTTCCGGTGACGTCACAGCATTGTCGATGATGTGGAATTCCTTCCTGCTGGGCGCTGGATTTGCGACCCTGAAGGTCGTTCTGTCCCTCATGACAGCCTATGCGCTGATCTATTTTCGGGCCCGCTTTGCCAGCGCCATCTTCGCCGTGCTTCTGCTGACCCTGTTGTTGCCTCTGGAATCCCGGTTCCTGCCGACCTATGCCGTGACCGTCGAACTTGGCCTCGTCAACACGCGTGCGGGCCTCATCCTGCCGCTGGTCGCCTCCGGCCTTGGGACGCTGTTCTTCCGCCAGTTCCTGATGACGGTTCCGGATGCGCTGCTGGAATCGGCCAGGATCGACGGCGCTGGTCCGCTGAAGTTCTTCAAGGACATCCTGGTTCCCCTGTCGCTGCCGACAGCGGCCGCGCTGTTCCTGGTCATGTTTGTCAACGGCTGGAACCAGTATCTGTGGCCGGTAATGGTCACCTCGGAGGAAAGCACCTACACCTTGGTGCGCGGCATGCAGTTTTTCGGCAATTCCAGCCTGCGCGGACTGATGCTGGCGGTACTCGCGTTCGTGCCTCCGGCCCTGCTTGTCATATTGTTTCAACGACAAGTCGTTAAAGGCCTGTTCGACGGCTCACACTGA